One window of Anaeromyxobacter diazotrophicus genomic DNA carries:
- a CDS encoding efflux RND transporter periplasmic adaptor subunit, whose translation MTHKSKLWLLVVVALLVVVAAIVAIKATQITGMIKAGKSFVPPPESVTSATVEASRWEASREAVGTLVAVRGVTVGAELPGVIREIGFDSGASVKRGAMLVKLDTATEEAQLAAARADAALAKATLQRARQLRAGGANTPADLDAAEARAQQTAATVTGLETTIAKKTIRAPFDGRVAIRQVELGQVVSAGAPIAAMHSVSPIYAEFALPQQALADLTVGQRTRLRTDAFPRAQWEGQVTTVNPEVDPATRNVRVRATFPNADGRLRPGMFVNVELLSGQSRPVLLVPATAVLFAPYGDSVFLLEEKNDAAGKAGLVARQAFVRLGERRGDFVAVTEGLSAGQRVVSSGAFKLRNGAAVVVNEALAPAAELAPRAKEE comes from the coding sequence ATGACACACAAGAGCAAGCTCTGGCTGCTGGTCGTCGTCGCCCTGCTGGTGGTGGTGGCAGCCATCGTGGCCATCAAGGCCACCCAGATCACCGGCATGATCAAGGCCGGCAAGTCGTTCGTGCCGCCGCCCGAGTCGGTCACCTCCGCCACCGTCGAGGCGTCGCGCTGGGAGGCGTCGCGCGAGGCGGTGGGCACCCTGGTGGCGGTGCGCGGCGTCACGGTCGGGGCCGAGCTGCCCGGGGTCATCCGGGAGATCGGCTTCGACTCCGGCGCGTCGGTGAAGCGCGGCGCCATGCTGGTGAAGCTCGACACCGCCACCGAGGAGGCGCAGCTCGCGGCGGCGCGCGCCGACGCGGCCCTGGCCAAGGCCACCCTGCAGCGCGCGCGGCAGCTGCGCGCCGGCGGCGCCAACACCCCCGCCGATCTGGACGCGGCCGAGGCGCGCGCCCAGCAGACGGCCGCGACGGTGACCGGCCTCGAGACCACCATCGCGAAGAAGACCATCCGGGCGCCGTTCGACGGGCGCGTCGCCATCCGCCAGGTCGAGCTCGGCCAGGTGGTGTCGGCCGGGGCGCCCATCGCCGCGATGCACTCGGTCTCGCCCATCTACGCCGAGTTCGCGCTGCCGCAGCAGGCGCTGGCCGACCTCACGGTGGGCCAGCGCACCCGCCTGCGCACCGACGCCTTCCCGCGCGCGCAGTGGGAGGGGCAGGTGACGACGGTGAACCCCGAGGTGGACCCCGCCACCCGCAACGTGCGGGTCCGCGCCACCTTCCCCAACGCCGACGGGCGGCTCCGCCCCGGCATGTTCGTCAACGTGGAGCTCCTGTCCGGGCAGAGCCGGCCGGTGCTCCTCGTGCCCGCCACCGCGGTGCTCTTCGCGCCGTACGGCGACTCGGTCTTCCTGCTGGAGGAGAAGAATGACGCGGCCGGCAAGGCCGGGCTCGTGGCGCGCCAGGCCTTCGTGCGGCTGGGCGAGCGCCGGGGCGACTTCGTGGCGGTGACCGAGGGGCTCTCGGCCGGGCAGCGCGTCGTGAGCAGCGGCGCGTTCAAGCTGCGCAACGGCGCGGCGGTGGTGGTCAACGAGGCGCTGGCGCCGGCGGCCGAGCTGGCCCCGCGGGCCAAAGAGGAGTGA